AACCTTGCCGAGTTGCTCATATTTCACTTTTGCCAGCGGCGGATACATCATCAATACAAGGCCGATGGCAATGGGGATGTTGGTGGTGCCGACCTGAAAGGAGTCGATGACATCCTTGATGTTCGGGAAAAAGTATCCGCTGCCCACGCCTATGAACATGGCAAGAAATATCCACAAGGTGAGATAGCGGTCCAGGAATGACAGCTTTTTCAGGGTTGAATCAGACACGATGGTTTCCCCTATTTTGACGGTGTTGCGCACGCGTCGGTCGTTTTTGTCTCAAGATGATGAATGAGTCGGGCATAGTCCTGTCGAGCCTCTTGCATTGCAGGGAGGTTCTGCCTGAGAATTTGAAGGACCAAAGCCTGAGTTTCCTCGTTCGGAATCATCAGGGTATAATACACCCATTTCCCTTTTCGCTGGCTTGATACCCAGTCCGCATTCTTCAGAAAAGCCATGTGTCGGGAGACTGTGGACTGTGGCAGGTCCAGGCCGGCCATTAGGTCGCAGACACAAAGTTCCCCATGATCCAGAAGTCGGATGATCCTCAGTCGGGTGGGGTCGGATACCCCTTTCAATCGTTGAGCCAGTCTTTCCATTACTGAACAATAAATCCGCTTATGCGGATACGTCAATAGTCGTTGTGTGACTTTTGTGTGTCATGGTGGTTCTTTGTATAGATTTTGTCTATTTATAGGATTCTCTTTCTTGATATTATCAATTGGCCCTTGGTTGGCAATTCCGATAATTTTCAGCGGGTTTATATGATTCGTCCGTCGTGGGGTTTGGCGGCTAACATTGAGATTTGGAGGGTGACGTGAAGAATTTCTTTTCATCGCGGATGGGGATCATCTGCGTCGGGTTGATTATCGGCCTGTTTGCCTCTTTACTGCAATACTGGGGCAACCCTGGGAACATGGGGATTTGTGTGGCCTGTTTCGAGCGTGATATCGCCGGAGCAATCGGTCTGCATCGGGCTGGGGTGGTTCAGTATATCAGACCAGAGATTATCGGCTTTGTAATCGGTGCCATGGTCGCTGCCTTTGCCGCCAAGGATTTCCGACCCCGTGCCGGTTCCGCTCCCGTTGTCCGTTTCGTTCTGGGCGCCTTCGCCATGATCGGCGCACTGGTCTTTCTGGGCTGTCCGTGGCGCGCCGTGCTTCGGTTGGCCGGTGGAGATCTGAATGCTATTATCGGTCTGCTCGGTCTGGTCGTGGGTATCGGCATCGGCACCGTGTTCTTCAAGCAGGGGTATTCGCTGGGGCGCAGTCACAAGACCTATACTTCGGTGGGCCTGCTCATGCCGCTGCTCATGCTGGGCTTGCTCGCATTGATATTCCTGTATCCTCAGATCACTGGTGAAGCAAAGTCCGGCGTTCTTTTTTATAGTCTGAAAGGCCCGGGTGCCATGCACGCACCGTTGTTGGCCTCCCTTGGTATCGGCTTGCTGGTTGGTGTCTTGGCACAGCGCAGCCGCTTCTGCACCATGGGTGCGGTGCGCGATTTGCTTTTGTTCAAGCAGGTGCACCTGCTGACCGGATTCCTGGCCCTGCTGGTCGCGGCTTTTGTCATGAACCTCGTCCTCGGCCAGTTCAATCTGGGCTTTGAAGGACAGCCTGTTGCACATACTCAATCGCTGTGGAACTTCATGGGCATGGTTTTGGCCGGTCTTTGTTTCGCCCTGGCTGGCGGCTGCCCCGGACGGCAGTTGTTTATGGCCGGTGAAGGCGACGGTGATGCCGCTGTCTTCGTGTTCGGCATGATCGTGGGTGCGGCCTTTGCCCATAACTTTGGATTGGCGAGTTCTCCCAAGGGTGTCGGTCCTCATGGTATCGCTGCCGTATTCATAGGTCTGGCGGTCTGTCTGTTTATCGGTTTTACCATGCGCAAGAAGGCGTAAGGAGTTCATCATGAGTGAAGTAGTTGATGCACGCGGTCTGTCCTGCCCTCAGCCGGTCCTGATCATGCTGCAAAAAATAGAGGCGATGGGATCTGGCAAAGTCGACATTCTGGTGGACACCGAGACAGCCATGGAAAACGTGTCTCGCGCTGCGGGAGCCAAAGGGTGGAGTGTCTCCGTGGTTTCCGAGTCAGACGAAGAATATCGTATTGAATTATCCAAGGGGTAACGCTTGAGTTTCCTGGAAACTATCAGGCAAAAGCTATT
The genomic region above belongs to uncultured Pseudodesulfovibrio sp. and contains:
- a CDS encoding metalloregulator ArsR/SmtB family transcription factor, giving the protein MERLAQRLKGVSDPTRLRIIRLLDHGELCVCDLMAGLDLPQSTVSRHMAFLKNADWVSSQRKGKWVYYTLMIPNEETQALVLQILRQNLPAMQEARQDYARLIHHLETKTTDACATPSK
- the yedE gene encoding YedE family putative selenium transporter — its product is MGIICVGLIIGLFASLLQYWGNPGNMGICVACFERDIAGAIGLHRAGVVQYIRPEIIGFVIGAMVAAFAAKDFRPRAGSAPVVRFVLGAFAMIGALVFLGCPWRAVLRLAGGDLNAIIGLLGLVVGIGIGTVFFKQGYSLGRSHKTYTSVGLLMPLLMLGLLALIFLYPQITGEAKSGVLFYSLKGPGAMHAPLLASLGIGLLVGVLAQRSRFCTMGAVRDLLLFKQVHLLTGFLALLVAAFVMNLVLGQFNLGFEGQPVAHTQSLWNFMGMVLAGLCFALAGGCPGRQLFMAGEGDGDAAVFVFGMIVGAAFAHNFGLASSPKGVGPHGIAAVFIGLAVCLFIGFTMRKKA
- a CDS encoding sulfurtransferase TusA family protein, giving the protein MSEVVDARGLSCPQPVLIMLQKIEAMGSGKVDILVDTETAMENVSRAAGAKGWSVSVVSESDEEYRIELSKG